The following DNA comes from Candidatus Methylomirabilota bacterium.
GCTCGACGCGCCGTTCCTCTTCGGCGTCCAGCTCCTGCTCTACGCGGGCGGCGTCGTGACCATCGTCGTGTTCGCGATCATGCTGACGGAGCGGCTCGTCGGCGAGCGGATCGCGCAGACGAGCCGGCACGTCGTCAACGGCGCCATCGTCGCCGCGGCGCTCTTCGTCGGCGTCGCGGGGTTCCTCATCCAAGCGCCCCTCGGCGGCGCGCGGCCGGCGCCCCCGGGCGACACGATGCCCGCGATCGGGCGGGCGCTGCTCGGCCCCTGGGCGGCGGCGCTCGAGCTGCTCGCCGTGCTCCTCGTCGTCGCGCTGCTCGGCGCCCTCTACTTTGCGCGGACCGA
Coding sequences within:
- a CDS encoding NADH-quinone oxidoreductase subunit J — encoded protein: MTLEAVGFWVVATVLVASSLAVVLTPNLFHAVLYLAAALVATGVVFLLLDAPFLFGVQLLLYAGGVVTIVVFAIMLTERLVGERIAQTSRHVVNGAIVAAALFVGVAGFLIQAPLGGARPAPPGDTMPAIGRALLGPWAAALELLAVLLVVALLGALYFARTED